A window of Mycolicibacterium madagascariense genomic DNA:
GCACGGTCTTGTGGACGCGGCGACCCTCGGTCACGAACCAGTAGTCGATGCTGCCCAGCGCCGCGAGCACGCTGCCCTGGATGCCGGTCTCCTCGGCGACCTCTCGGATGGCGGTCTGCTCGGCGGTCTCACCCTGCTCGATGTGTCCCTTCGGCAGCGACCACAGCATGCGTCCGCGCCGATCCACGCGACCGATCAGCGCAGCCACCTGGGCGCCCTTCGGGCCGTCGATGCCGTCGATCACGAGTCCGCCCGCGGACGTCTCGTGCACCGTGCGCAGCCGGTCGGGCGCGCGCCGGCCCTGTCGACCCGATGGGGTCGCCGCGGCGTCGGGACGGTGTCCGGGCGTCGGCCCGGGAAGCGGAGCGGCGGCGGTTCCGGCGGCGGCCGTGGCGCCTGGCTCGGGGGGACCGGCAGAGCGTCGCCCGCGGCGCCGTCCCCGGCGCCGTCGTGGTTTGGCTCGTTCGCCCTCCGACACCCAAGCGATAGTAGCTGCCAGTTGGAATTCGCCCTGGCCGCACTCGCCGTCGTGGTCGGCTTGTCGCCGGGTCGTAATACACCCGAGAGCGCCCACTAGGCTCAACGAACGTGCCGAACGATCCCGCTGCCAGCCCGCCTGACTCAGGGGAGCTGCTGGCTGCCGCGAAGGCGCTGCAGCCCCACGCCGCCATCCTCGGCGAGCTGGGGCGGTTGTTCGCTGACGCCGGACACGAGCTGTACCTGGTCGGCGGCAGTGTCCGCGACGCGCTGCTGCAACGGCCGCTGACGGACCTGGACTTCACCACCGACGCCCGGCCCGCGAGGTGCAGCAGGTGGTGCGCGGATGGGCCGACGGCCTGTGGGACACCGGCATCGAGTTCGGCACGGTCGGCGTCGGCAAGGGGACCGACCGCCTCGAGATCACGACGTTCCGCGCCGACGCGTACGACCGGGTCACCCGAAACCCCGAGGTGCAGTTCGGCGACCACCTCTCCGACGATTTGCTGCGTCGCGACTTCACCGCCAACGCGATGGCCGTGGCAATCACGCCGTCGGGCCTCGGCGAATTCCACGATCCGCTGGGCGGGCTGGCGGCAATCCGGCACCGCGTGCTCGACACGCCGTCGGCTCCGGAGGTG
This region includes:
- a CDS encoding NUDIX hydrolase, with the protein product MSEGERAKPRRRRGRRRGRRSAGPPEPGATAAAGTAAAPLPGPTPGHRPDAAATPSGRQGRRAPDRLRTVHETSAGGLVIDGIDGPKGAQVAALIGRVDRRGRMLWSLPKGHIEQGETAEQTAIREVAEETGIQGSVLAALGSIDYWFVTEGRRVHKTVHHYLMRFLDGELSDEDVEVTEVAWVPLVELPARLAYADERRLAEVAGELIDKLHSDGPEALPPLPHSAPRRRPQTHSHTRNRRPDQSPQPPPGRRANGCGQGP